AAAGCTAATAGAACCTTTCCACATGGTATGCATTAAAACACCTCCTTAAAAGTATTTTTCCAAATGTTACGGACTTTGTATCAGGTATTTTCGTGGCAATCTAAGTTATATTTACCATTTAGAATTTTTGCAAAAAAATGAGTAAAGGCAATCCAAAAATGAACAATGTGTGAACCTTGTTCACTTTATATTGACTTTACCATCTCAACAACTTATAATCTATAATGAACTTGATTCACTAAAAACAAAACATTATTCAATAAATAACTATGACAGGAGGATTTTCATGTTAATGAATTTAATTATAGCTATTATCGCTGGCTGGGGTGCTGGAGTTGTCACTGGTTTAGTAGGCGCATCTGCAGCCGTTATCATTACGCCAATGCTTGTAACCTTCGCTGGTTTTGATCCATTTATCGCCATTGGTATCGCCTTAGCTACAGATGTATTTGCATCCGGTATCAGTGCGTATACTTACTCGAAACACGGTAATATAGAAGTTAAAAAAGGTATGTATTTAGCCATCTTTGCTTTTATATTTGCAATTGTGGGTAGTTATTTATCCACTTTTATAGAATCTTCTTCATTAGGTAATACATCTGCGCTAATTACATTGCTTATGGGTATTCGTTTCTTAAGAAAACCATTAAATGAATCTGTTGCAAAAATGAAAGAAAGTAATAAATTCAAATTCTTTCAAGAGAGACCTGTATTTAGCTCCATATTTTTTGGTTCAATTATCGGTATAATCTGTGGATTCGTTGGTGCAGGTGGCGGTATCATGATTCTATTGATCCTATCACTTATTTTAGGATACGAGATGAAAACAGCCATCGGTACTTCTGTTCTCATTATGATATTTACGGCTTTTGCAGGGGCTGTAGCGCATTTCGCTATACCGTATGAAGCTGTTGGTATGGATACAACAACTCAACTGATGTACACAGCTGTTTGTGTTGTAACTGGTTTGATTGGTGCTAAAATGGCTGCTAAGTTTGCTAACTTTGCATCAGAAGAGAAACTAAATAAAGTAGTTGGTGTTACATTGACTATTTTAGGAGCTGTTATGGTTATTCAAAAATGGATTTAAGGTCTAAAAAACAATAAAGAAGCTAACTCAATTTTCTGAGTTAGCTTCTTGTTTATTTATCCCTTGGTAGTTTCTCACCACAATGAGGACAATAGTTATATGGATATTTTTCTTTTAATTCTACGTGATAATCCGTTTCTTTATCTTTCTTTTGCTTATTAATTTCTTCCATAAACCCTGAGCTTAAGATACCTGTTGGCAATGCTACCAGACCAATACCTAATACGGCAATAATAGCACTGAGCAGTCTACCACCATCAGTAGTTGGATAAATATCACCATAACCTACTGTTGTCAAAGTAGCTATAGCCCACCATAGAGCATCTGAAAGTGTTTCGAATTCTGGATTTATATCTCTTTCAATATAAAACATCAATGATGCAGCAATGAATATTAACATCAATGTGATGGATATTGTCATTACCAGCTGTTCTTTTTCATTTTTTAAAACCCTCATCATGACATTCATAGATTGATAATAGCGACTTAACTTAAATAATCTTAATAGCCTAAAGAGACGGTCCATCCTTAACACGCGCAAATCGATAGCTAGTAAAAAAGGTAAATAGGTAGGTAAGATAGCTACCAAATCAATTAACGCCATACCACTAAAAATGTACTTCATCCGGGCTCGCCACTTAGGTAACCCTTCAAAACGAACATCTGCAGTATAAATTCTTAAGGCATATTCTACTGTAAAAATACCAACTGAAACATATTCAATAATATTATAAGCCAGAGGCCGATTACCAGCATCATAACCCTTATTATATTCTAAGAAGACGACTAAAATATTAACCACAATTAAAGTTGTAATGAATATATCGAACATAACACTTCGGCGGTCATCTACATCTCCTTTTTCTATAATTTCATAGATTCTGGCTTTCATCATTTGTAACACTCCCTAACTCATTTAATTACATGTGTTCCTTCTCTTTTCTAATATTATAACTTTCCTTATTCTTATTTTGTTGCAGTAGTCGATAATTTATAACGGACATGATAGTGGCTAATATAGCCAGACCGATAAATGCAAATGTGATGTCTAAGTGATCTGCAATAAGTCCAAACAAAGGAAAAACAGTTATCATCCCAAAGCTAAAAACCATGCTTTGAAAAGATAAGATGGTCGCCCTTCTTTCACTTTCTATTAACTGATTAATATAGTCAGAAACTGCTACAAAAATAATGGCTTCTACAATAGTGATGAGAACAAATGCTATCGCACTTGATGGGATAAATGGTAATCCCCATAAACCTATCACCACTAAAAAGGGGGAGTACTTCAATAAAGCCCTTTCACCAAAAGCTTTTTCAATCTTATGAGCAAATAAACCACCTAATGCACCACCAATGCAGGAGGCCCCTAGGAATAAACCGATGATCCATTCGTCATAACCATAACCCTTCCAATAATTCTGTAAGTAATAAAAGGAAGCCGTTATGAATGTACCCAATAATGAAGAAAAGATAATCAAGTATGTCAATCGACCATTACCTTTAATGGCTTTATAGGTATCTACATACTGTAGCTTTATAGCCTTAAACATTTTCTCTTTTTTAGTCTGCTGCGTTTTTACTTCTTTAAAACCTAATGTCTGAATAAGTGCCAATACTGAAATACCCATGGCGACAAAGTAAACATGCTCATAACTTAATGTACCAATGATTCCACCGATAAATAGGGCTATAACTGCAGCTATTTGATAGGTAAACTCTATGCGACCATTATACTTCATATAGTCTTGGTCTTTTCCTAGGATCTTTAATGAATCATATATAAGTGCTTCACCAGCTCCTGATTCTAAATTATAAGATATTGGTAAAATCATAAAAGATATTAAGTAGTAGATGAATGAATCACCAACAACCATAAGTAGAAGCCCAATAATACTAAAAAAACGCCCTAGTATTCTACTAAATTTTCGGCCATATAAATCAGCTATGGCTCCAGTAGGTGTTTCCATTATAAAAGACACCACATGAAATGTACCTTCCAGTAATCCTAACTGAAAAAGTGTTGCTCCCTTAGATGCTAAAAACAGCATCCATATACCTTGTGTCAAGTCAAAGGACTTTGTAAATGTATATAAGTAATTTAATATCACATTATTTTTATAACTTTTCTTAATCATCATGCATACCTCCAATGCGTATTTTAGCACACAAAAAAACACCCAAGCATATCAGCTAAGGTGCATCACTGCATACTTACTAATAAACTGGTTAAATGGAATCTTCTTCATTTCTAGAAAAGGGCGCACTTATCCCGTGAAGTTGTGAATTATGTGCGTTGTTCCATTTTATACCAATCCATAATAGCATTGCATACATGGTATTTACCTCACTTATTCATATTGAATGTATCATCAATATGTTCTCTTAGTTTCATAGTTATATTACTATCATACATTCTTATTTTACGATAAATGTAACTCATTGTCAATGCGCTTATAATGGAGAGGCTTCTGCCTCTCCTTATTTAGAATCTCCGTATTGCTTCTTTTACCTCAAGTTCAATTTTTTCTCCTGTATGGCGATCAAATAGTTCAACGATACCTTCTGGTGCTCTCTTACCAACAGTTACTCTTAAAGGTATACCGATAAGCTCAGCATCCTTAAACTTAACACCTGGTCGGTCCTTTCGGTCATCTAACAATACCTCCACACCTTTTTGTCTAAGAGATTCATAGATTTCTTCACCGATTTTTACTTGATCTTCATTTTTAACATTTACAATGGTAACAACTACTTTGAATGGCGCAACTGCTTCAGGCCATATAATACCATTTTCATCATGATATTGCTCTACAACTGCCTGTAGTGTACGTGAAATACCAATACCATAACACCCCATTACGAAATGTTGCTCCTTACCATTCTCATCTAGGAAGGTTGCATCTAAGGCTTTTGAATATTTGGTTTGTAGTTGAAAGATATTCCCTACTTCAGTTCCTTTATCCATAGCTAAAGGTTGTCCACATTT
This window of the Vallitalea okinawensis genome carries:
- a CDS encoding sulfite exporter TauE/SafE family protein; protein product: MLMNLIIAIIAGWGAGVVTGLVGASAAVIITPMLVTFAGFDPFIAIGIALATDVFASGISAYTYSKHGNIEVKKGMYLAIFAFIFAIVGSYLSTFIESSSLGNTSALITLLMGIRFLRKPLNESVAKMKESNKFKFFQERPVFSSIFFGSIIGIICGFVGAGGGIMILLILSLILGYEMKTAIGTSVLIMIFTAFAGAVAHFAIPYEAVGMDTTTQLMYTAVCVVTGLIGAKMAAKFANFASEEKLNKVVGVTLTILGAVMVIQKWI
- a CDS encoding ion transporter, with the translated sequence MMKARIYEIIEKGDVDDRRSVMFDIFITTLIVVNILVVFLEYNKGYDAGNRPLAYNIIEYVSVGIFTVEYALRIYTADVRFEGLPKWRARMKYIFSGMALIDLVAILPTYLPFLLAIDLRVLRMDRLFRLLRLFKLSRYYQSMNVMMRVLKNEKEQLVMTISITLMLIFIAASLMFYIERDINPEFETLSDALWWAIATLTTVGYGDIYPTTDGGRLLSAIIAVLGIGLVALPTGILSSGFMEEINKQKKDKETDYHVELKEKYPYNYCPHCGEKLPRDK
- a CDS encoding MFS transporter, giving the protein MIKKSYKNNVILNYLYTFTKSFDLTQGIWMLFLASKGATLFQLGLLEGTFHVVSFIMETPTGAIADLYGRKFSRILGRFFSIIGLLLMVVGDSFIYYLISFMILPISYNLESGAGEALIYDSLKILGKDQDYMKYNGRIEFTYQIAAVIALFIGGIIGTLSYEHVYFVAMGISVLALIQTLGFKEVKTQQTKKEKMFKAIKLQYVDTYKAIKGNGRLTYLIIFSSLLGTFITASFYYLQNYWKGYGYDEWIIGLFLGASCIGGALGGLFAHKIEKAFGERALLKYSPFLVVIGLWGLPFIPSSAIAFVLITIVEAIIFVAVSDYINQLIESERRATILSFQSMVFSFGMITVFPLFGLIADHLDITFAFIGLAILATIMSVINYRLLQQNKNKESYNIRKEKEHM